The following proteins are encoded in a genomic region of Pagrus major chromosome 16, Pma_NU_1.0:
- the gale gene encoding UDP-glucose 4-epimerase isoform X1, whose product MAEKVLVTGGGGYIGSHCVVELIEAGYQPVVVDNFSNAVRGEGDVPESIRRIEKLLDTSIEFHELDLMDKPGLEKLFKKHSFCAVMHFAGLKAVGESVEQPLRYYRVNLTASLNLLEVMQAHRVHNLVFSSSATVYGDPQRLPIDEQHPVGGCTNPYGKTKFFIEEMIKDHCKAEKDWNAVLLRYFNPIGAHCSGLIGEDPQGIPNNLLPYVAQVAVGRRKCLSVFGNDYDTLDGTGVRDYIHVVDLAKGHIAALKKLKDDCGCKVYNLGTGTGYSVLQMVKAMEKASGREIAYKVAPRREGDIASCYADPRLAAAELAWKAEFDLERMCADLWRWQSMNPTGFSNGTAS is encoded by the exons atggcagagaaggTGCTGGTCACAGGTGGAGGGGGCTACATTGGGAGTCACTGTGTGGTGGAGCTCATTGAAGCAGGTTACCAGCCCGTTGTGGTCGATAACTTCAGTAATGCTGTAAGAG GAGAAGGGGACGTGCCGGAGAGCATACGCAGGATAGAGAAGCTGCTGGACACCAGCATTGAGTTTCACGAACTCGATCTTATGGACAAACCTGGCTTGGAAAAACTCTTCAAAAAG CATTCTTTCTGTGCAGTGATGCACTTTGCTGGCCTAAAGGCTGTTGGGGAGTCAGTGGAGCAGCCGTTACGCTACTACAGAGTCAACCTCACTGCCTCCTTGAACCTGCTTGAG GTGATGCAGGCTCACAGGGTGCACAATCTGGTCTTCAGCAGTTCAGCCACGGTGTACGGAGACCCTCAGCGCCTTCCTATCGACGAGCAGCACCCCGTGGGCGGCTGCACCAACCCCTATGGCAAAACCAAGTTTTTTATTGAGGAGATGATTAAGGACCACTGTAAAGCAGAGAAG GACTGGAATGCAGTGCTGCTGCGTTATTTCAACCCAATCGGAGCTCATTGCTCTGGCCTGATAGGAGAGGACCCTCAGGGTATCCCCAACAACCTTCTGCCATATGTCGCCCAG GTTGCCGTTGGGAGAAGAAAGTGCCTCAGTGTCTTTGGGAATGACTATGACACACTTGACGGGACAG GTGTGCGAGATTATATCCATGTTGTAGATCTGGCAAAAGGACACATAGCAGCTCTGAAGAAGCTGAAGGATGACTGCGGCTGCAAG GTTTACAACCTTGGAACAGGGACTGGCTACTCTGTGCTCCAGATGGTGAAAGCCATGGAGAAGGCATCAGGGAGAGAG ATTGCATACAAAGTCGCCCCACGCAGGGAAGGAGACATAGCATCATGTTACGCTGACCCCCGTCTAGCAGCGGCTGAACTGGCCTGGAAGGCCGAATTTGACCTGGAAAGAATGT GTGCGGATCTGTGGCGCTGGCAGTCCATGAACCCCACCGGATTTTCCAATGGCACAGCCTCTTGA
- the gale gene encoding UDP-glucose 4-epimerase isoform X2, translating to MAEKVLVTGGGGYIGSHCVVELIEAGYQPVVVDNFSNAVREGDVPESIRRIEKLLDTSIEFHELDLMDKPGLEKLFKKHSFCAVMHFAGLKAVGESVEQPLRYYRVNLTASLNLLEVMQAHRVHNLVFSSSATVYGDPQRLPIDEQHPVGGCTNPYGKTKFFIEEMIKDHCKAEKDWNAVLLRYFNPIGAHCSGLIGEDPQGIPNNLLPYVAQVAVGRRKCLSVFGNDYDTLDGTGVRDYIHVVDLAKGHIAALKKLKDDCGCKVYNLGTGTGYSVLQMVKAMEKASGREIAYKVAPRREGDIASCYADPRLAAAELAWKAEFDLERMCADLWRWQSMNPTGFSNGTAS from the exons atggcagagaaggTGCTGGTCACAGGTGGAGGGGGCTACATTGGGAGTCACTGTGTGGTGGAGCTCATTGAAGCAGGTTACCAGCCCGTTGTGGTCGATAACTTCAGTAATGCTGTAAGAG AAGGGGACGTGCCGGAGAGCATACGCAGGATAGAGAAGCTGCTGGACACCAGCATTGAGTTTCACGAACTCGATCTTATGGACAAACCTGGCTTGGAAAAACTCTTCAAAAAG CATTCTTTCTGTGCAGTGATGCACTTTGCTGGCCTAAAGGCTGTTGGGGAGTCAGTGGAGCAGCCGTTACGCTACTACAGAGTCAACCTCACTGCCTCCTTGAACCTGCTTGAG GTGATGCAGGCTCACAGGGTGCACAATCTGGTCTTCAGCAGTTCAGCCACGGTGTACGGAGACCCTCAGCGCCTTCCTATCGACGAGCAGCACCCCGTGGGCGGCTGCACCAACCCCTATGGCAAAACCAAGTTTTTTATTGAGGAGATGATTAAGGACCACTGTAAAGCAGAGAAG GACTGGAATGCAGTGCTGCTGCGTTATTTCAACCCAATCGGAGCTCATTGCTCTGGCCTGATAGGAGAGGACCCTCAGGGTATCCCCAACAACCTTCTGCCATATGTCGCCCAG GTTGCCGTTGGGAGAAGAAAGTGCCTCAGTGTCTTTGGGAATGACTATGACACACTTGACGGGACAG GTGTGCGAGATTATATCCATGTTGTAGATCTGGCAAAAGGACACATAGCAGCTCTGAAGAAGCTGAAGGATGACTGCGGCTGCAAG GTTTACAACCTTGGAACAGGGACTGGCTACTCTGTGCTCCAGATGGTGAAAGCCATGGAGAAGGCATCAGGGAGAGAG ATTGCATACAAAGTCGCCCCACGCAGGGAAGGAGACATAGCATCATGTTACGCTGACCCCCGTCTAGCAGCGGCTGAACTGGCCTGGAAGGCCGAATTTGACCTGGAAAGAATGT GTGCGGATCTGTGGCGCTGGCAGTCCATGAACCCCACCGGATTTTCCAATGGCACAGCCTCTTGA